A genomic region of Gemmata massiliana contains the following coding sequences:
- a CDS encoding Calx-beta domain-containing protein: MRRFLSSWLPPLNKQSRKPERTRRPLGLEWLEDRSVPALTLAVAPATFAENAGLAAAVGTVTRDGDLSQALTVTLTSSDTTELTVPASVTFAIGQASANFSITAVDDAQLDGTQTVTITAAAALPAVGLDPTFGDGGYRVIPGTSYNISSNFPDAKVQPDGKVLIGLDSTVSGATWAIARTNADGSLDTSFGTGGVVHTNFPSSTDGHADGIAVQSDGKIVVVGKVTGGGNNGDWGIARYNSDGTLDTTFGTTIGGTNLRTGVKRINFLSAGGNGGWAYDVLVQADGKVLITGSKFGTTTPTFTVVRLLANGDLDAGFGSNGEASYNPDPGNTTFATPHAMLLQSDGKIVVAGILSTGFGVLRLNTDGTLDSTFGTGGRAVVARNLFDPVAQPGYYGTPSGGLGVALQADGRIVVGGSLYTPSSDEDMAAFRLNVDGTLDTTFAGDGTFTLDFGYSDQVYDLAVLPGGPILLAGFALVSPQGYNSALVRLTPDGALDASFDGDGKWTAPPLPSTFEQLWAIDLTAGGTKAVGVVAYGDDVRVARFNADTAQAAAVVTVTDDETRPVAAADGYTIAENATLTVGAPGVLANDSDLDGIIVSARLGTGPLYGSVTLNANGSFTYTPQANFSGTDSFTYFAVDDDNIQSLAATVTITVTAAPRAFGPNSLLISTEGGNAGYGGLLYEYTRTGTRLRAVSIPDGAQPNQPLEYARDVVFDPTTGAARVFNGSNDAYLSTFDPSDPSWTHRTVAGWNTTIDGVSAPLPLTGGIAVYRNYVFATDMSAALGQPDYAKGILRYNGLTGGWERFADYNSPLANFTFIDLTIGLDGKLYALSGSSSGGNTVAVFDPETMVLERFINLPRTVPGTTGASFRAIAVDAQGRIFAGSTVNTLVRFSAAGVVEASLSLFGPSPNGGTGAPMDVDVAADGTVAVGTTGGYVAVTNTALQAPTYFQAGTKPVFVGFAGNQYRPVISVSDAVVTEGDSGTTTATFTFTLTRFGNNEAVGADYVTANVTAVPGADYEYTSGAVVFDPGETTKTVTVTVLSDQLGELDETFRLNITGVSSNAALGRFWGVGTIVDDDRTAVSASTSGMVRDDDGDGNFDTAVLTGNPLTVRRFATDPGPGDPTDERAVMEYNVAALRGTDVAFVNFDFRVNAITSDAKPVYVVAYTGNGTIEAPGDAGGGVVVATFTPTALGLYSLLLNRNQVMALVNGSASGYLGIRLQGSLSPTNFSIAGPAATIDPPRLTFYDGAPPSVTITDASVTEGNPDGSSTDTPMTFTVTLSKPADVPVNVTYTTEGNTAAAGSDFTPVSGTLTFNPGETQKTITVLVKRDATYERDERFTVFLQADNAVVADGVAEGWIRNDDAAPVVTVDSPNITEGHSGTRTLTFTLALTGSTALPATVDYATADGTAVAGSDYDATSGRVTFAPGETTKTVSVTVRGDTTFEPSEVFGLNLTPVADVSVGGPGAGTITNDDALPTLSVGNPSVVEGNDGTAHLVFNVSLSNLSYQDVSFDFAAVGGTAVAGADYAATSGTVTIAAGQTTGTIEVVVNGDRLYERDETVLLNLSNAVNVTLGAAQATGTIADDEARPTVSVSDVTVTEGNSGTATATFTLTLSGASAFPVTLGYATADGTAAAGTDYAPASGTVTFAPGELVKTVTVAVTGDTAAETDETFFLDLSGDAADIGDGRGQATIINDDVRPTIGVNSVSVTEGDSGTKTLTFTLTLSAPSSEAVRVGYTTTAGTAAAGADLTAATGTVEFAPGQTSATVAVTVRGETDLEGDETFFLDLSNAVNGSIAGTGRGTGTILNDDFAPVASAGSDQTVDEGQVVRFAGSATDADGDALTYSWDFGDGTTGSGAAPTHVYADNGTYTARLTVSDGHGGASTDEVVITVRSVAPTPAVSGPVNAVRGQDRVFTFSASDPPPTDAAAGYTFLVEWGDGTTSSVTNRVQSATLSHTWTAAGNYSVRVTATDKNGGSASRTQAVAVTVAALQNGTLVVGGTTGADAIRVEAVSAAQLRVTIGSSVVGTYAPTGDLLVYAQDGADTVTLASTQVGRTTYSVNRPAYLFGGGGNDALDARGATAGAVLVGGGGNDTLYGGSGDDLLIGGAGADALRGGSGEDILIGGITDFDADLAALRALRAEWVRTDADLATRIRHLSGTAAGGLNGSYRLIAATIRDDAAVDTLYGEGDGDWFFRELGLFPDQVSDAKKNETRTDLRR, translated from the coding sequence ATGCGCCGTTTCCTCTCCTCTTGGCTGCCACCGCTCAACAAACAATCGCGAAAGCCCGAGCGGACCCGCCGACCACTCGGGCTGGAGTGGCTCGAAGACCGCTCCGTGCCGGCCCTGACGCTCGCGGTCGCCCCGGCCACCTTCGCGGAGAATGCCGGACTCGCGGCCGCCGTCGGGACGGTCACGCGCGACGGCGACCTCTCCCAGGCGCTGACGGTCACGCTCACCAGCAGCGACACTACCGAACTGACCGTACCCGCGTCGGTCACGTTCGCGATCGGGCAGGCGTCCGCCAACTTCTCGATCACCGCCGTTGACGACGCCCAGCTCGACGGGACCCAAACGGTCACGATCACCGCCGCGGCCGCCCTCCCCGCGGTGGGGCTGGACCCGACCTTCGGCGACGGCGGCTATCGGGTGATTCCGGGCACGAGTTACAACATCTCGTCGAACTTCCCCGACGCGAAGGTGCAGCCCGACGGCAAGGTGCTCATCGGCCTCGACTCCACGGTCAGCGGTGCGACCTGGGCGATCGCCCGCACCAACGCCGACGGCTCGCTCGATACGTCCTTCGGCACCGGCGGTGTGGTTCACACCAACTTCCCCTCCTCAACCGACGGGCACGCCGACGGCATCGCCGTGCAATCTGATGGCAAGATCGTCGTCGTCGGCAAGGTGACCGGCGGCGGCAACAACGGCGACTGGGGCATCGCCCGTTACAACTCCGACGGCACGCTCGACACCACGTTCGGCACCACAATCGGTGGCACCAACTTGCGCACGGGGGTGAAGCGGATCAATTTTCTCAGCGCCGGCGGCAACGGCGGCTGGGCCTACGACGTCCTCGTCCAGGCCGACGGCAAGGTTCTAATTACCGGCTCGAAGTTCGGCACGACCACGCCGACGTTCACGGTTGTTCGGCTCCTGGCCAACGGCGACCTTGATGCCGGCTTCGGCTCCAACGGCGAGGCGAGCTACAACCCCGACCCGGGCAACACGACCTTCGCGACCCCTCACGCGATGCTCCTCCAGAGCGACGGCAAGATCGTCGTCGCGGGGATCTTGAGCACCGGCTTCGGCGTCCTGCGGCTCAACACCGACGGCACCCTCGACAGCACCTTCGGCACCGGCGGTCGCGCGGTCGTCGCCCGGAACCTCTTCGACCCGGTCGCCCAGCCCGGCTACTACGGCACCCCCTCCGGCGGGCTCGGCGTGGCGCTCCAGGCCGACGGCCGGATCGTTGTCGGCGGCAGCCTTTACACGCCGAGTTCCGACGAGGACATGGCGGCCTTCCGGCTCAACGTTGACGGCACCCTCGACACGACCTTCGCCGGGGACGGGACGTTCACGCTCGACTTCGGCTACAGCGACCAGGTGTACGACCTCGCGGTCCTGCCCGGCGGCCCGATCCTGCTCGCCGGTTTCGCGCTGGTCTCGCCCCAGGGATACAACAGCGCCCTCGTGCGCCTGACCCCGGACGGCGCCCTCGACGCCAGCTTCGACGGCGACGGTAAGTGGACCGCACCGCCCCTACCGAGCACCTTCGAGCAACTCTGGGCGATCGATCTGACCGCGGGCGGAACCAAGGCGGTCGGTGTGGTCGCTTACGGCGACGACGTGCGCGTCGCGCGCTTCAACGCGGACACGGCCCAGGCCGCGGCCGTGGTGACCGTCACCGACGACGAGACCCGGCCGGTCGCAGCGGCCGACGGTTACACCATCGCGGAGAACGCGACGCTGACCGTCGGCGCGCCGGGCGTGCTGGCCAACGACAGCGACCTCGACGGGATCATCGTCAGCGCCCGGCTCGGCACCGGGCCGCTGTACGGGTCGGTGACCCTCAACGCCAACGGCTCGTTCACCTACACCCCGCAGGCGAACTTCTCGGGCACGGACTCCTTCACGTACTTCGCGGTCGACGACGACAACATCCAGAGCCTCGCCGCGACGGTCACCATCACCGTCACCGCCGCTCCGCGTGCGTTCGGTCCCAACAGCCTGTTAATCTCGACGGAAGGGGGGAACGCGGGCTACGGCGGCCTACTGTACGAATACACTCGTACCGGCACGCGACTGCGGGCCGTCTCGATCCCGGACGGCGCGCAGCCGAACCAGCCACTCGAGTACGCCCGCGACGTGGTCTTCGACCCCACGACCGGCGCGGCCCGGGTCTTCAACGGCAGCAACGACGCCTACCTGAGCACGTTCGACCCGTCCGACCCGTCCTGGACGCACCGGACCGTCGCCGGCTGGAACACGACCATCGACGGCGTCTCCGCCCCGTTGCCCCTCACCGGCGGGATCGCGGTCTACCGGAACTACGTCTTCGCCACCGACATGAGCGCCGCTCTCGGGCAGCCGGACTACGCAAAGGGCATCCTGCGCTACAACGGGTTGACGGGCGGCTGGGAGCGGTTCGCCGACTACAACAGCCCGCTCGCCAACTTCACCTTCATCGACCTGACGATCGGGCTCGACGGCAAACTCTACGCCCTGAGCGGTTCCAGCTCGGGGGGCAATACGGTCGCCGTGTTCGACCCGGAAACGATGGTACTAGAACGGTTCATCAACCTGCCGCGGACGGTGCCCGGTACGACGGGGGCGTCCTTCCGCGCGATCGCCGTGGACGCGCAGGGCCGCATCTTCGCCGGGTCCACGGTCAACACGCTCGTCCGCTTCTCGGCGGCGGGCGTCGTCGAGGCCAGCCTGTCGCTGTTCGGGCCGAGCCCGAACGGTGGCACCGGCGCCCCGATGGACGTGGACGTCGCCGCCGACGGCACGGTCGCGGTCGGCACGACCGGCGGCTACGTGGCGGTGACCAACACGGCGCTCCAGGCCCCGACGTACTTCCAGGCCGGGACCAAGCCGGTCTTCGTCGGCTTCGCCGGGAACCAGTACCGCCCGGTGATCTCCGTTTCCGACGCGGTCGTCACCGAGGGCGACTCGGGCACCACCACCGCCACGTTCACCTTCACTCTAACGCGGTTCGGCAACAACGAGGCGGTCGGGGCCGACTACGTCACTGCCAATGTGACCGCCGTGCCGGGGGCGGACTACGAGTACACGTCCGGCGCCGTCGTCTTCGACCCCGGCGAGACGACCAAGACCGTGACCGTCACGGTCCTCAGCGACCAGCTCGGCGAACTCGATGAGACGTTCCGCCTGAACATCACCGGGGTCTCGTCCAACGCGGCGCTCGGGCGCTTCTGGGGCGTCGGGACCATCGTGGACGACGACCGCACCGCGGTGTCGGCGTCGACCTCCGGGATGGTCCGGGACGATGACGGGGACGGCAACTTCGACACCGCGGTGCTCACGGGTAACCCCCTGACCGTGCGCCGATTCGCCACCGACCCCGGCCCCGGCGACCCGACCGACGAGCGGGCCGTGATGGAGTACAACGTCGCGGCGCTGCGCGGCACCGACGTGGCGTTCGTCAACTTCGACTTCCGGGTGAACGCGATCACCTCCGACGCGAAGCCCGTGTACGTCGTCGCCTACACCGGCAACGGGACGATCGAGGCGCCGGGCGACGCCGGGGGCGGGGTGGTCGTGGCCACGTTCACCCCCACCGCCCTCGGGCTCTACAGCCTCTTGCTGAACCGCAATCAGGTGATGGCGCTGGTCAATGGCAGCGCGTCGGGGTACCTGGGCATCCGCCTCCAGGGGAGCCTGTCCCCGACCAACTTCTCGATCGCCGGCCCCGCCGCCACGATCGACCCGCCGCGCCTGACCTTCTACGACGGCGCCCCGCCGTCGGTAACGATCACCGACGCCAGCGTAACCGAGGGGAACCCGGACGGTTCGTCGACCGACACCCCGATGACCTTCACGGTGACGCTGTCGAAGCCGGCCGACGTGCCGGTGAACGTGACCTACACCACCGAGGGCAACACGGCGGCCGCCGGGTCCGACTTCACCCCCGTGAGCGGCACCCTGACGTTCAACCCCGGCGAGACGCAGAAGACGATCACCGTTCTCGTCAAGCGCGACGCGACCTACGAACGCGACGAGCGGTTCACCGTCTTCCTCCAGGCGGACAACGCGGTCGTGGCGGACGGCGTCGCCGAGGGTTGGATTCGCAACGACGATGCGGCGCCCGTGGTGACCGTGGATTCCCCCAACATCACCGAGGGCCATTCCGGTACCAGGACGCTGACGTTCACCCTGGCGCTCACCGGCTCGACCGCACTCCCGGCCACGGTCGACTACGCCACCGCCGACGGGACCGCGGTCGCCGGATCGGACTACGACGCGACGAGCGGCCGGGTCACGTTTGCCCCCGGGGAAACGACCAAGACGGTTTCCGTCACGGTTCGCGGTGACACCACCTTTGAACCGAGCGAGGTGTTCGGCCTGAACCTGACCCCCGTCGCCGACGTGTCGGTCGGCGGACCGGGCGCGGGCACGATCACCAACGACGACGCGCTTCCGACGCTAAGCGTTGGTAATCCCTCGGTCGTTGAGGGCAACGACGGTACCGCACACCTGGTCTTCAACGTGAGCCTGTCGAACCTCAGCTACCAGGACGTCAGCTTCGACTTCGCCGCGGTCGGCGGCACCGCCGTGGCGGGCGCCGACTACGCGGCCACGAGCGGTACGGTCACCATCGCCGCGGGCCAGACGACCGGCACGATCGAGGTCGTCGTCAACGGCGACCGGCTCTACGAGCGCGACGAGACGGTGCTGCTGAACCTGTCGAACGCCGTCAACGTGACGCTCGGCGCGGCGCAGGCGACCGGTACCATCGCGGACGACGAAGCCCGGCCGACCGTGTCGGTTTCCGACGTGACGGTGACGGAGGGGAACAGCGGCACCGCGACGGCCACGTTTACGCTCACGCTCTCCGGCGCGAGTGCCTTCCCGGTGACGCTCGGCTACGCCACTGCTGACGGTACTGCCGCGGCAGGAACCGACTACGCGCCCGCTTCCGGTACGGTCACGTTCGCGCCCGGCGAGTTGGTCAAGACGGTGACGGTGGCGGTCACCGGTGACACCGCCGCCGAAACGGACGAGACATTCTTCCTCGACCTCTCCGGCGACGCCGCGGACATCGGCGATGGCCGCGGACAGGCGACGATCATTAACGACGACGTGCGCCCCACGATCGGTGTCAACTCGGTGTCGGTAACCGAGGGCGACAGCGGTACCAAGACACTGACGTTCACGCTGACGCTCAGCGCCCCGAGTTCCGAGGCGGTGCGCGTCGGCTACACCACAACGGCGGGCACGGCCGCGGCCGGGGCGGACCTCACCGCGGCCACGGGGACCGTCGAGTTCGCCCCCGGCCAGACCTCGGCGACGGTGGCGGTGACGGTTCGAGGTGAGACCGATCTGGAGGGCGACGAGACGTTCTTCCTCGATCTGTCCAACGCCGTGAACGGCTCGATCGCCGGGACCGGGCGCGGGACCGGGACGATCCTCAACGACGACTTCGCCCCGGTCGCGAGCGCCGGCTCGGACCAGACGGTCGACGAGGGACAGGTGGTCCGGTTCGCTGGCAGCGCCACTGATGCCGACGGCGACGCGCTCACCTACTCGTGGGACTTCGGGGACGGCACGACCGGCAGCGGGGCGGCTCCGACACACGTGTATGCCGACAACGGCACCTACACGGCCCGGCTGACGGTCAGTGACGGTCACGGCGGGGCGTCCACGGACGAGGTGGTCATCACCGTCCGCTCCGTCGCCCCGACGCCCGCGGTCAGCGGTCCGGTGAACGCGGTGCGCGGCCAGGATCGGGTCTTCACGTTCTCCGCGTCCGACCCGCCCCCGACGGACGCGGCGGCGGGCTACACGTTCCTCGTCGAGTGGGGCGACGGGACGACGTCGTCGGTCACCAACCGGGTGCAATCGGCGACCTTGAGCCACACCTGGACCGCGGCGGGCAATTACTCGGTGCGCGTGACCGCTACGGACAAGAACGGGGGCAGTGCGTCGCGCACGCAGGCGGTCGCGGTGACGGTGGCGGCGCTACAGAACGGCACGCTGGTGGTCGGCGGCACGACCGGCGCCGACGCGATCCGGGTGGAGGCCGTCAGTGCGGCCCAATTGCGCGTGACGATCGGCAGCTCGGTCGTCGGGACGTATGCCCCGACGGGCGACCTTCTCGTCTACGCCCAGGACGGGGCCGACACGGTGACCCTCGCTTCGACGCAGGTGGGCCGCACGACCTACTCCGTGAATCGGCCGGCGTACCTGTTCGGCGGGGGCGGGAACGACGCGCTCGACGCGCGGGGTGCTACCGCCGGGGCGGTCCTCGTGGGCGGGGGCGGCAACGACACGCTCTACGGCGGCTCCGGGGACGACCTCCTCATCGGCGGTGCGGGGGCCGACGCGCTCCGCGGCGGCTCCGGGGAGGACATCCTCATCGGCGGGATCACCGATTTCGACGCGGACCTGGCCGCTCTGCGTGCGCTCCGGGCCGAGTGGGTGCGGACCGACGCGGACCTGGCGACGCGCATCCGACACCTGAGCGGCACGGCGGCGGGCGGGCTCAACGGGTCGTACCGCCTGATCGCGGCGACCATCCGCGACGACGCGGCCGTCGACACGCTCTACGGCGAGGGGGACGGGGACTGGTTCTTCCGCGAACTGGGTCTGTTCCCGGATCAGGTCAGCGACGCGAAGAAGAACGAGACCCGCACCGACCTGCGCCGCTGA